A window of the Chlamydiales bacterium genome harbors these coding sequences:
- the efp gene encoding elongation factor P, with protein MAQQVNATDLRAGFKIELEGQPYTVVTTEFVKPGKAQPFSRIKLKHLLTGRVIERTFKTGEKAEVADVQESSMRMLYKEPNGVVFMDDTSFEQVTIPLSALTSVEDWLMEDQIYSIVTYKGAPITVEAPTFMELTITETSPGVRGDTASGRVMKPATLSTGAKVQIPIFVEEGELVKFDTRTGEYVSRVSK; from the coding sequence ATGGCGCAACAAGTTAATGCGACCGATTTAAGAGCGGGTTTTAAAATAGAGCTGGAAGGTCAACCCTACACTGTTGTTACAACAGAATTTGTAAAACCAGGAAAAGCGCAACCCTTTAGTCGCATCAAACTCAAGCATCTTCTAACGGGAAGAGTGATTGAGCGTACCTTTAAGACAGGTGAAAAAGCAGAAGTTGCTGACGTACAAGAGTCTTCTATGCGCATGCTCTATAAAGAGCCAAATGGCGTTGTGTTCATGGACGATACAAGCTTTGAACAAGTAACCATTCCACTAAGTGCCCTTACAAGCGTTGAAGACTGGCTCATGGAAGACCAGATCTACTCTATTGTCACTTATAAAGGCGCTCCTATAACTGTAGAAGCCCCTACATTCATGGAGTTAACCATAACAGAAACATCCCCAGGCGTACGCGGGGATACTGCTTCTGGAAGAGTCATGAAACCTGCAACACTTAGCACGGGCGCCAAAGTACAAATCCCTATCTTTGTAGAGGAGGGTGAGCTTGTAAAGTTTGATACGCGTACTGGTGAATACGTCTCTCGCGTTAGCAAATAA
- a CDS encoding AMP nucleosidase produces the protein MSGEVIDAHGLEAQIARDSLERYCGCSINEFGSYLLLTNFPRYVKYFAESRGVPMIEGSMFKVAHSPKEDVSILDFKMGSPVAALVVDLCSFLPVKACLMLGMCGGLRRRYQVGEYFVPVAGIRGEGTSDFYYPPEVPALANFLMQRSVTQVLDDLKVNYHIGITHTTNIRFWEFNEEFKDRLKASRAQAIEMECATLFSASYKRKLPLGALLLISDLPLDHSGIKTKKSSQHVFDNYTQDHVEKGVLITQMMKKMQQQHVKGAHRWRNSAH, from the coding sequence ATGAGTGGTGAAGTTATAGATGCGCATGGTTTAGAGGCACAGATCGCAAGAGACTCGTTGGAGCGCTATTGTGGATGCAGTATTAATGAATTTGGCTCTTACCTTTTGCTTACAAACTTTCCTCGTTATGTTAAGTATTTTGCAGAAAGTAGAGGCGTTCCTATGATTGAGGGCTCCATGTTTAAGGTAGCTCACAGTCCTAAAGAAGATGTTAGTATTTTAGATTTTAAAATGGGGTCGCCAGTAGCTGCGCTCGTTGTTGATTTGTGTTCTTTTTTACCAGTAAAGGCATGTCTTATGCTTGGTATGTGTGGAGGTCTTAGGAGGCGTTATCAAGTTGGAGAATATTTTGTCCCAGTAGCAGGAATTAGGGGGGAGGGCACATCGGACTTTTATTATCCGCCAGAAGTTCCAGCTCTTGCAAACTTTTTAATGCAACGCTCTGTAACTCAAGTGCTTGATGACTTAAAGGTCAATTATCATATTGGAATTACGCATACAACAAACATTCGTTTTTGGGAATTTAATGAAGAGTTTAAAGACCGCCTAAAGGCAAGTCGTGCACAAGCAATTGAGATGGAGTGTGCCACTTTGTTTTCTGCAAGCTATAAAAGAAAGCTTCCCTTGGGTGCTCTTTTATTAATTTCTGATCTTCCCCTTGATCATAGTGGTATAAAAACAAAGAAAAGCTCACAGCATGTTTTTGACAATTATACACAAGATCACGTTGAAAAAGGTGTGCTTATCACACAGATGATGAAAAAAATGCAGCAGCAGCACGTAAAAGGAGCGCATCGCTGGAGAAACAGTGCGCATTAA
- a CDS encoding RHS repeat-associated core domain-containing protein encodes MGSREGDPASLVENVSTIHGDYTEVEVDLTVSSPDSLILSRFYSSKDSLQTANFGGWRFNPHCSLSTQKDPKGKSYTTAEGKFERTYVYVGNSDGTILTYVGWQNTTNPSKKSLFKIDPEGEVAGIANTAKGTISCWTNLKNNELYFDPQTNGFELLLCSEGKRFYSKHPSLNVYFITQEVLPSENKVFYEFDEKGQLSFIKETNASEKKVLAWIKIEYKNGIHIETSDGKSADYHFSQDSSGAMLLSKVIRSHKPSLSYQYQVVGNQALLTRKTLPEGRFVQIDYHNDKGQKNKVRSVTTPAGSGRMASVLFSYGDDYTEVDGPGERKAVYRFDDDYQLVAVEQYLDGSPYRIHKKSWGTKSDAGNLISTSVEDASGNIFYYKYFTYDSKDKGNIVEEREYGDVIGLGATSLNVDDSGLVTNQDGHIKNYAYFSGKNTHGFFQTDAKGTGVKYWYKKGTNILLKKFILTKGSSDLEEEDYKSGIKERHFYAYNDDAALIQVIVDDGKEGTLKDDYGVTERTVTRILPKQELPNVGAPEVVEQKYSSTDRKSEFLLKKTINQFDGQGNIASQAIYDADENHCYTLTKRYSQGLLVFGTDPLGNETHYSYDGNQNLILETHSDTGVSIEYGYDLKNLPIYAREKDRTGNRFETQVTYDPAGHKLSELDRYGNETIYTNDSLGRPVQITYPETGDGAHSSVRPTYTYAYDLFDNPISVTDPKGRTLARSYNVHGKPIEINHLNGTKEIFRYDSGGNLHHYYGADGLLQVFAYDYKGRLNKLEHFKRGNKSSNYGFKETTCSYGAFHKTSETDARGKQTTYTYGYSGRLASLNKDKQKVEFIHDSLGRTHGVKKWKSAKTFTLDIKEYDLLDRVVEERTEDQTGKVLLKKRYVYNDARQLAQVIGYPQNKESILLKYEYDGFGRLYKATNAAGHTLTIEYDDTFVNEWGQRTCKRTLIDPIGNQTEEIFDVDGRLIKLTKTDKSGQTLADSESYYDSLGNQIAQKALVLSANAPTGIYETEWTLNQADQVESFSLGKGTPEERTLRYEYNSYGDIAAKYNHGAKEPITYRYNNEGNLDVISYKEGKNEIDYKLSYDHHKNITEVYLDSSFTISYSFDAHDMPLTEKIKDEFGSYQVGRTYDGEGKIQMLQFPDGSFVEYFYEGPFVKEAKRFSKDKKELYSYQVVSRDLMGDILEEILPGHLGGRKQTWDEAGRRIEISTDFLQDRVLEGGYDPLENIKKRETVLDDETDTIDYDYNTLAQLILEKGEIEHKYSYDSIGNRLQRDGSAYKVDGVNQLIEAEGATYTFDPNGNLATKTMGTRTWTYRSNHLNQIISITDPDQNTVKFTYDPSGKRLTKRIESKGKKAKILRFFYLGDTEIGSVDEKGVIIELKVPGNPNNPEAPSIAIEIKKETYVPLYDLQGNITCLLDPQRRKIVETYRYSVFGEEEILNERGRAISDSSAGNPWRYRGKRVDKEVGLMYFGYRYYNPEVGRWISPDPLGTIDGPNLYAYSRNNPMKYVDYFGLSSALDENCWCTQHGHPGWHNAPEGCVCICGKNGSAYSTGSYRSKIGSDIKSAICGVSHGVVDFVVGSLHDLQTTATYMGATELEISLQDRIQIIEAIEQSQADQIAKVGNWMMDMLSIDESDAVYHSFRSNTTLGLEVGSMIAGGYGAVKGVIGFSKLAKIPVQIAKLGAKGARSVEGVLKVGKFTYTDTAAKHFTEFVKKGPNAGRLSRPYMKSQLTIEEIMAAGKPIHDPGGIPGGLRWDVPGALRGSEGTWELVIHPETNVIYHFNFK; translated from the coding sequence TTGGGGTCAAGAGAAGGAGATCCTGCAAGCTTAGTCGAAAATGTAAGCACGATTCATGGCGATTATACGGAGGTTGAAGTTGATCTTACGGTCTCTTCTCCAGACTCGCTCATCCTATCTAGATTCTATAGCAGTAAAGATTCTCTCCAAACAGCTAATTTTGGAGGATGGCGGTTCAACCCACACTGTTCTCTCTCTACTCAAAAAGATCCAAAAGGCAAGTCCTATACGACCGCCGAGGGGAAATTTGAACGTACCTATGTTTATGTCGGCAATTCTGATGGAACAATTCTGACGTACGTCGGCTGGCAAAATACTACAAACCCATCTAAGAAATCCTTATTTAAAATTGATCCGGAAGGGGAGGTAGCGGGAATAGCGAATACAGCTAAGGGGACTATCAGTTGCTGGACAAACCTCAAAAATAATGAACTCTATTTTGACCCCCAAACGAATGGCTTTGAGCTGCTACTCTGTTCTGAAGGAAAGCGTTTCTATAGCAAGCACCCTTCCCTCAATGTCTATTTTATCACGCAAGAAGTTCTTCCAAGCGAAAATAAAGTGTTCTATGAGTTCGATGAAAAGGGACAGCTCTCTTTCATCAAAGAAACCAACGCTTCAGAAAAGAAGGTGCTAGCCTGGATCAAAATCGAATATAAAAATGGAATTCACATCGAGACAAGCGATGGAAAGTCCGCTGATTACCATTTTAGCCAAGACTCCTCTGGAGCAATGCTATTGAGTAAGGTCATTAGGTCTCACAAGCCCAGCTTATCCTACCAATACCAAGTTGTAGGAAACCAAGCTCTTTTGACTAGGAAAACTCTGCCTGAGGGACGGTTTGTCCAGATCGACTATCACAATGATAAAGGACAGAAAAACAAGGTCAGATCCGTGACTACTCCAGCCGGATCAGGAAGAATGGCAAGCGTTCTATTCTCCTATGGAGACGATTATACAGAAGTCGATGGTCCTGGAGAACGCAAGGCAGTATATCGATTTGACGATGATTATCAGCTCGTTGCCGTAGAACAATACCTAGATGGATCTCCTTATCGGATTCACAAGAAATCATGGGGGACGAAAAGCGATGCTGGGAACCTCATCTCTACTTCCGTCGAGGATGCAAGTGGTAACATTTTCTATTACAAGTACTTCACTTACGATAGCAAAGACAAAGGGAATATTGTTGAGGAAAGAGAATATGGGGATGTCATAGGTCTAGGAGCTACCTCTTTGAATGTTGATGACAGTGGCCTTGTCACAAATCAAGATGGGCACATCAAGAACTATGCCTATTTCTCTGGCAAAAACACTCATGGATTTTTTCAAACAGATGCCAAGGGGACCGGTGTCAAATATTGGTATAAAAAAGGGACCAATATTCTTCTTAAGAAGTTCATTCTGACGAAAGGATCTTCTGACTTGGAAGAGGAAGACTATAAGTCAGGCATAAAAGAGAGGCATTTTTATGCTTACAATGATGACGCTGCTCTTATTCAGGTCATCGTCGATGATGGCAAGGAAGGAACGCTTAAAGACGATTATGGGGTTACAGAAAGGACTGTCACTCGCATTCTACCAAAACAAGAACTTCCGAATGTTGGAGCACCTGAAGTAGTTGAACAGAAATACAGCTCTACAGATAGGAAATCAGAATTCCTCCTAAAAAAAACTATCAATCAATTCGATGGGCAGGGAAACATCGCTTCTCAGGCCATCTATGATGCAGATGAAAATCATTGCTATACGCTTACCAAGAGATATAGCCAAGGATTGCTTGTTTTCGGGACGGATCCTCTCGGTAATGAGACGCACTATTCTTATGATGGAAACCAAAATCTAATCCTCGAAACCCACTCTGACACAGGAGTTTCGATTGAATATGGCTATGACTTAAAAAACTTACCTATTTATGCCCGGGAGAAAGACCGAACGGGTAATCGATTTGAAACGCAAGTCACTTATGACCCTGCAGGTCACAAACTCTCTGAACTCGATCGATACGGGAATGAGACGATCTATACCAATGATTCTCTCGGACGGCCCGTTCAAATTACTTATCCGGAAACCGGCGATGGTGCTCATTCTTCCGTAAGACCCACATACACTTATGCTTATGACTTATTCGACAATCCTATCTCTGTAACAGATCCAAAGGGAAGAACACTCGCAAGATCCTATAACGTCCATGGAAAGCCCATCGAGATCAACCACCTCAATGGAACCAAGGAGATATTTAGATATGATAGCGGTGGCAATCTGCACCACTATTATGGGGCAGACGGCCTTCTACAAGTGTTTGCTTATGATTATAAAGGAAGGTTAAATAAGCTCGAGCACTTTAAGAGGGGGAATAAGAGTTCTAATTACGGCTTCAAAGAAACAACCTGTAGCTATGGAGCTTTCCATAAAACGTCGGAGACAGATGCTAGAGGAAAGCAAACGACCTATACCTATGGCTATTCAGGACGTTTAGCAAGCTTAAATAAAGACAAACAGAAAGTTGAATTCATCCATGACAGCCTTGGCAGAACTCATGGAGTCAAAAAATGGAAATCTGCCAAAACCTTCACCTTGGATATCAAAGAATACGATCTTCTAGACAGGGTTGTTGAAGAGCGTACTGAAGATCAAACAGGCAAAGTTCTGCTCAAAAAAAGATACGTCTACAATGATGCGAGGCAGCTAGCTCAAGTTATCGGTTATCCACAGAACAAAGAAAGCATCCTACTCAAATATGAATATGATGGATTCGGTCGCCTCTACAAGGCAACCAATGCTGCAGGGCATACATTAACTATCGAGTATGATGACACTTTTGTTAATGAATGGGGTCAAAGAACATGTAAACGTACCTTGATTGACCCAATAGGCAATCAGACCGAAGAGATCTTTGATGTAGACGGTCGATTGATCAAATTGACTAAAACAGATAAATCAGGTCAGACCCTGGCTGATTCTGAGTCTTATTATGACAGTTTAGGAAACCAAATTGCTCAGAAAGCTCTTGTTCTTTCTGCCAATGCACCCACTGGTATCTATGAAACAGAGTGGACCTTAAACCAAGCCGATCAGGTTGAATCATTCTCCTTAGGAAAGGGAACTCCAGAAGAGCGTACCCTACGATATGAGTACAATTCTTATGGAGATATCGCGGCAAAATATAATCATGGCGCTAAAGAGCCGATCACCTATCGATATAACAATGAAGGCAATCTAGATGTCATCTCTTATAAAGAAGGGAAAAATGAGATCGACTACAAGCTTTCTTACGACCACCATAAAAATATCACAGAGGTCTACTTAGATTCCTCCTTTACAATTAGCTATTCTTTCGATGCTCACGACATGCCTCTCACTGAAAAGATTAAAGATGAATTTGGATCTTATCAGGTGGGCCGCACTTATGATGGAGAAGGAAAAATTCAAATGCTCCAATTTCCGGATGGCTCATTTGTTGAATACTTCTATGAGGGACCTTTTGTAAAAGAGGCTAAACGTTTTAGCAAGGACAAAAAGGAGCTCTATAGCTATCAGGTGGTTTCAAGAGACCTGATGGGTGATATTCTCGAGGAAATCTTGCCAGGCCATCTGGGAGGAAGAAAACAGACCTGGGATGAAGCCGGACGCAGAATAGAGATATCGACAGACTTCTTGCAAGATCGAGTCTTAGAAGGCGGATACGATCCTCTCGAAAATATTAAAAAACGAGAGACTGTCCTAGACGATGAAACCGATACCATCGACTATGATTACAATACCTTAGCCCAACTTATCCTCGAGAAAGGGGAGATCGAACACAAGTATTCCTATGATTCGATCGGAAATCGCCTTCAAAGGGACGGATCAGCTTATAAAGTTGATGGCGTCAATCAACTCATAGAGGCTGAAGGAGCTACCTATACCTTTGACCCAAATGGCAATCTTGCCACCAAGACGATGGGCACCAGAACATGGACCTACCGAAGCAATCATCTAAATCAGATCATCTCTATCACAGACCCTGACCAGAATACCGTCAAATTCACTTATGACCCTAGTGGCAAGCGTCTGACCAAACGAATCGAATCTAAGGGCAAAAAAGCGAAGATACTTCGTTTCTTCTACTTAGGAGATACAGAGATTGGCTCGGTAGATGAAAAGGGCGTCATCATAGAACTAAAAGTCCCTGGCAATCCCAACAACCCCGAAGCCCCAAGCATTGCCATCGAAATCAAGAAAGAGACCTACGTTCCTCTTTATGACCTGCAAGGAAATATTACCTGTCTTCTCGACCCTCAGAGGCGAAAGATTGTAGAAACTTACCGTTATTCTGTTTTTGGAGAAGAAGAGATCCTCAATGAAAGAGGGCGTGCTATTTCTGATTCCTCTGCTGGTAATCCCTGGAGATACCGTGGCAAACGGGTGGACAAAGAGGTCGGTCTTATGTATTTCGGCTACCGATACTATAACCCCGAAGTAGGAAGATGGATTAGTCCCGATCCATTAGGCACTATCGATGGACCTAATCTCTATGCTTATTCTCGCAACAACCCCATGAAATATGTCGACTATTTTGGCTTGAGCTCCGCACTCGATGAAAATTGTTGGTGTACCCAACATGGACATCCCGGGTGGCATAATGCTCCTGAAGGGTGTGTTTGTATTTGCGGCAAGAACGGAAGCGCATACTCTACAGGGAGCTATCGAAGCAAAATAGGCAGCGATATTAAGAGCGCTATCTGCGGCGTCAGTCACGGAGTAGTGGACTTTGTGGTCGGCTCTCTCCATGACCTGCAAACCACCGCCACTTACATGGGGGCAACAGAATTGGAAATCAGCCTTCAGGATCGTATTCAAATCATAGAAGCCATTGAACAGTCGCAAGCCGATCAAATTGCTAAAGTCGGGAACTGGATGATGGATATGCTCTCTATCGATGAATCTGATGCCGTTTACCATTCTTTTCGTTCTAACACCACACTGGGTCTAGAAGTTGGATCTATGATTGCTGGAGGATATGGCGCTGTTAAAGGAGTGATTGGTTTTAGCAAGTTAGCCAAAATACCTGTACAAATAGCTAAGCTAGGGGCTAAAGGAGCTCGTAGCGTTGAAGGTGTCCTAAAAGTAGGGAAATTTACATATACTGATACGGCTGCAAAACATTTTACCGAATTTGTTAAGAAGGGACCTAATGCTGGTAGATTATCGCGACCATATATGAAATCACAATTAACGATAGAAGAAATTATGGCTGCTGGAAAACCCATACATGATCCAGGGGGAATTCCTGGTGGTTTACGTTGGGATGTTCCTGGAGCTTTGAGAGGAAGTGAAGGAACATGGGAGCTAGTCATACATCCAGAAACAAACGTGATTTATCATTTTAATTTTAAGTAG
- a CDS encoding HAD family phosphatase, with protein sequence MNKTEIIPGFLFDMDGVLVDSSAIHFEAWQMLVQEYPQFAISYEEFRRTFGMTNKEILEICHPKGDDNAYAFLGTRKEELFRELCKTKLELLPGIEPFLQELKTRNFSRIIGSNAPIANLHFFLEYTKLGNYFDAFVSGEEVIRGKPSPHVYLEAAKRIGKESSDCIVIEDSPHGLVAGTLANCFVIALGTTTPVELLNPKNLFVKTPLDLNLNFVLEQWQRYKNS encoded by the coding sequence ATGAATAAGACTGAAATTATACCCGGCTTTTTGTTTGATATGGATGGCGTTCTTGTAGACTCCTCTGCCATCCACTTTGAAGCGTGGCAAATGCTCGTGCAAGAATACCCTCAATTTGCTATCTCTTATGAAGAATTTCGCCGAACCTTTGGAATGACAAACAAAGAAATCCTTGAAATTTGCCACCCAAAAGGGGATGACAATGCATACGCTTTTCTTGGGACAAGAAAAGAAGAGCTATTCAGAGAGCTTTGCAAGACAAAATTAGAGCTCTTACCTGGCATTGAGCCTTTTTTACAAGAATTGAAAACTAGAAACTTTTCAAGAATTATAGGGTCTAATGCTCCCATTGCAAATCTTCATTTTTTTCTAGAATATACAAAGCTTGGCAATTATTTTGATGCCTTTGTATCTGGAGAGGAAGTTATAAGAGGAAAACCATCTCCTCATGTATATTTAGAGGCAGCAAAACGTATTGGAAAAGAATCTAGCGATTGCATCGTTATTGAAGACTCACCCCATGGCCTCGTTGCTGGCACGCTTGCAAATTGCTTTGTCATAGCCCTTGGCACAACAACACCTGTTGAGCTTTTAAACCCCAAAAACTTATTCGTAAAAACGCCTCTCGATCTAAACCTCAACTTTGTTTTAGAACAGTGGCAACGCTACAAAAACTCATGA
- the epmA gene encoding EF-P lysine aminoacylase EpmA, with the protein MQNIAYLKDRALMLENVRAFFKERSVLEVDCPLAGSAACIDLHIDLFKVCSRHYPDYYLHSSPEYFMKRLLSMGMGDIYQLAHVFRDEECSPIHNSEFMMAEWYRKNFSLNDMIEESLSFIELFLGKKSISTISYREAFLKYLNLDYTTASKDNLFSCLKNQGVEPYKGLENEDKDAHLSLILGALIEPHFKNQEIIVFKHYPASQAALAKTIVLNDGEKVGERFEIYYKGIELANGYLELTHAKEQLERLQKANLERKNHGKEELPIDYAFLKALEMGLPECSGVAIGFDRLMMLRHNLSSLSKILPFTFLEA; encoded by the coding sequence ATGCAAAATATCGCCTATCTTAAAGATCGTGCTCTTATGCTAGAAAACGTAAGAGCTTTTTTTAAAGAGAGGTCTGTGTTAGAAGTAGACTGTCCCCTTGCAGGAAGTGCTGCATGCATTGACTTACACATCGATTTATTCAAAGTATGTTCTCGTCATTATCCTGATTACTATTTACACTCTTCTCCAGAATATTTCATGAAAAGACTTCTTTCTATGGGAATGGGTGATATTTATCAACTTGCCCACGTCTTTAGAGATGAGGAGTGTAGCCCTATACATAATTCAGAATTTATGATGGCAGAATGGTATAGAAAGAACTTTTCCTTAAATGACATGATTGAAGAATCGCTCTCTTTCATCGAACTATTTCTTGGTAAAAAATCTATTTCTACAATCAGTTATAGAGAGGCTTTTTTAAAGTATTTAAATCTCGACTACACTACAGCATCAAAAGACAACCTATTCTCTTGTCTTAAAAATCAAGGTGTCGAGCCCTATAAAGGCCTTGAAAATGAAGATAAAGATGCTCACCTTAGCTTAATACTTGGAGCACTCATTGAGCCCCACTTTAAAAACCAAGAAATCATTGTCTTTAAACACTATCCGGCATCGCAAGCAGCTCTTGCAAAGACAATTGTCCTCAATGATGGCGAAAAAGTAGGAGAGCGCTTTGAAATCTACTACAAAGGCATAGAACTTGCCAATGGCTATTTGGAATTAACACACGCAAAAGAGCAGCTAGAGCGCCTACAAAAAGCAAATTTAGAGAGAAAAAATCATGGAAAAGAAGAGCTGCCCATTGATTATGCCTTTTTAAAGGCACTTGAAATGGGTCTTCCAGAATGCAGCGGCGTTGCAATTGGTTTTGACAGACTCATGATGTTAAGACACAACCTCTCCTCGTTATCTAAAATTCTACCCTTTACTTTTTTAGAGGCTTAA